agcGGCACGAAAGGTCGCGAATTTCACGATCGACGGGCGTTGCGCTGCAATGCGTTAAGGCGCAGTGTCGAATGTTATTTGTATCGAATAATCGAACGTGCGTGTACGAATCGATCCTGTGTGCCGAAAGGGGGTCTTCGAAAACGGCAGgcagcgtgtgtgagtgtgtgtaaaaggTTGTGTTCGTTTGCTGGCGACCGTAGGACGGTTGGTGATGGCAATACTCTTGATACACTTGCGCCGCATTCTGCTTCTGGTCACGGTCGTCTATCTGGTCGGGGAGTTCGTGCGGAAGCTGCTGTACGGCGGTACGGCGGCCGTACTGCGCTCTTCGCGTTCCGTCAGCGGTTTCCTGTTTGCCAAACGGCTTCACCTGCAGCCCTGGTTCTACATCTACACGGTTTATCTGTACGCGCTGCTCCAGAACGGGCCCGGCTTTAATCAGCTGAATCTGTTCGATAACTTCTTCCGATAAGCCCCCGGGGCGAGAGTTATCTGTCCAGCGCATCCGCGTGTTACCGCTCCATTAGTCTGTTTGTCTGCTAGCACGAGGGCGTAGTGTCTTCGCCGACCGAACGTGGCTGTAAGGTGTGCTGTATGTTTCGAATGCGGTGTTTACTCTACGCAGCGACAGGGAGCAGCGAACAGGCAGGATCTAAAAATAATACTGCGCCAGCGAATTAGTCCGCCACACCGACGTGAAAACCGGCAGCGATGAGCGAACATTGTATGGGTGCATGATCGTGTGCGGtcgtgtgcgtgcgtggtgTATGCGCTGCGTGACTTTTGCACCAACACAGCGCGATGACAATGCGCACCGCAGATTTGTGCCGGTTGGGTGGTGGTGAGAAAGAAAATTCGGAATAGTTTTCCCTCTCTACGAGTCGCCCCTACtggaagtgtgtttgtgtgcacttTTGTGCATCGGCTCGGGACGAAATGCCATGCTGCGCCAGTTCCAACGATCTACCGCAAACCCGTGTGTGAGTGCAAAACATTCCCTGGGCACACACCGCATGGTGCGGATAGGCCCAAAGTCGTGcgtctgtttgtttgcgaaaaaaCGGTAGATCGCGATCGCCGTGTCTGTGAAGTGTGTTTTATGCGCGCTCCCGTTAGATAAGGGCCACCCCGTTCGGGACGGGTAAGCAACTGATCTAGCCAACCTAGGGCTTAACGGCGGTGTCCGCACATTGCACGGATTGTAGTGGAAGCTTGCATCGATCAGTGTAAAGCCAGCTCTGCAGCAGGGAGAGTGTGGGATGCAACAAGTGGACGTTCTGCGTGAAGTGATGGTTTTGCAACGTTCTAATGCCACTTTTCTTCGATGCTTCCAGCTATTCCGGTGTCAGTCATCGTGCGGGTTTTTTTCAGTGCTTGATGCAATAGGCAGAATTGAAGTGGAAGCAATCAAAGCGGTGGTGAAAGTGTGCTAAATGTATCAATGAGGTTCGGGCTTAGGCAACCGCAACAGAGTGCAAAGTGTCTTAAACTATAGCAATTCCTCGGTGTATGGTGTAAAATGATAACAATCTTATACAGTGAGCCTTCCATTGAGAGTGTTGTGAGAGAGATATGCCAGTGTTACAgcttggaaaaatcaccagcaaaataaaaccacataCATAGCGGCAGAGATCGAATTCGCCGTCGTTCGAACGACTCCTAACACGCCACCGTACGGATCTAAACGAAAGCTAGCAAAATGTCATATCGAAGTTACAATGTAAGTAAAacgtttggtttggtgaaaatgaaacgaaaagttGATATAAATCCAAGCGATTCCATTTTACAAGTTGATTATTGGGAGATATACACTCAGGCATCTCGAagtaaaagtgtttttattttgggaaATAGTATCTCAAACATTGGATTGGAAACATTTTCGTGAAATTGAATGTGAAAtgcttttttataaaatgattatagcaaaacaattgcatacgttatagacgaaaaaaaataactaaaaggAAATATAGTACTTTTCTATGATTCTCTCTCTATGATTTTAGTACAATTTAGACCTTCAATAATACTTAGTATTTAAAGTTGTCGAGTTCTTAGATCTGCATAATAAGgcattgattttaattaagagtttttcaatgtttttaaaataaataaaagaaaagaaattaaagtaaaatgtaaaacaaaaggatAAAATTTGTCGAAACTTCTGCAAAGTCCATCAATTTAATCAATTCATGGAAGATTTGTTGAAATGAACATTGAATTTAAAAGTTTTAGCCTGGAGATGAGTTTACTTTACAGACTGTAACTATTTAGGTTGTTGGTATATGAATATGAAGTTTATATTAAGGCACTCAGAATCTTTGAGATTTTAGTAAAatgctaaacaaattgcttgtTGTGCTTTGCTGACTGTATGTCTCCCTTTGCTACTGACTGAAAATTGTCCCGCAATCAGTTCACAATAACACACTCTTTCGCATCTTATAAGGTATAAATTAAGCAAGAATAATGTTGCAGACATTCTCCTTTTCTAACTCTTGCCCTAAATAATGGTATGTCTGTGTTATTACCATACCGACGGACAAGCGCACGGGGAAAATCGCTTACCAATCCTTCCGAATTTATGAGTAACAAATTAGGCATCGAGGAGTCACCACGTACCGTGCACCGTCGTTGTCATCGTGTTTCTGAGTCAGTCGATCGTTCTATTTtagaacagtttttttgtcCCATTCTGGGCACTCATGCTCCTACCACGAACATAGGGCGCTACTGCCGCTCATCGGTGCTGTATGAATCATCGGGGACGTGCCAACATCTTACGAACCCGGAGCAATTTATGACACTCTTACCCCACGGTTACCCCCCGGCTTACCCACGGCTTACCCCACGGCCCCACGGTTTCTTTACGCCAACGACCAAAGTCCACACATTGTGGAACGTTCCTTCTACCCCGCTTCATGCAATGTGGAAATCAGTGTGCCGAATCACAAGGATAGCATCGCGTCCACGGCGCACATCGATGCTCATAAAACATGTTACAGGCTGTGGTGATGGATTCAAAGCGTTTCGTTGCATGTATTGTTTACACgtgtgtatcttttttttgtgcactttATCTCAACCCCAGTGGGCGTTAAACTCGAGAGAGTACATCAAACACCGGTCCAGTAGAGTACTCTCGAAGGCACCGATAGAAACCGCTTACGATGTGGCAAAAGTGGGTCTGTTTTTACACCCATTCCACATGGTTGGGATGCAGTTTTGAccggccgtgtgtgtgtgtagttttccGCGAGAAATCGTTAAAGTTTTTAATTGCATTCGCGACGAAAAACAGGTCGTGCGCTGGGAGAAGTACTATATATATCTTGGAAGTCATTAGGAGCATGGTTTTTTGCATCAGCTTCTGATCCGTCCTGTGGTATGGACTAATCCAGTTTGTGCCAAATATTGGAAGGTACTGGTACGCAAATCAGTTTTTGAGTAGTTGTAGGATGAAGTAATCTGATTGCTGGGTCACGATTAGTGAGATATCCAGCATGGTTCAGTGTAGAAAAAGaaatttgtgtattttttgtatgcaaatttcgAAAAGTCTCGAATATTTTTAtggaattttaaattactGCAAGAACGAGAAAAATTTTTGAAGAAGATTTCAATAGTTCACAGTCATGTTGTTCACAAATTCAGCTCtgaacaaatttaataaagaaCTTCTCCTTTCTAATCGACCCCAACAAACTTTTATTAAACTGACATGTTAAGTTCTTAAAGTGAGCTCTTCGTTCGAATGTCGAAGGGTTCTCAACTGAGAGTTCCTGAATATGCCATTCAATTGTCAATTCTAAAAGGTTGTTCAGTATATAGTGTTGCTATATTGTTACATTGCGTCAGGGTTTTCTCTCAACAGGACCAACTTTATACTCCTTTAGGACTGTTAATTCCAAATACAGAATTTGACTATTTAGCTACGACCTTATTATGTCTGGGGATTTCAAAAACCAAGAACTACTGTTGAAAGGACGTAGAAGTTGCTGGAGATATTATAGACAAACGTACTATTCCGATGTTTCTCACTATTTCGAACACTCTGTAATGAGGAATACACTATCAACTGTTCATAAACAGGGGGCTATTACCTATTTCTTAGCACacttcatttgaaacaattctATGGATTGAACCCGTTCACCTTCCACGCAAGAACAGGTGATGAGTGTTAGTTTGATATTGATACACATGTGTTCCGGTCCGTTTCAGTATCCTTGGTCAACGTCGAGCTACAATGCAAGCTCATCATCATATTCGTCTGCATCGTCTAGTCTGCCAAGCTCCTATCGGAGTTCAAGAGTATGTATTTTCAAAGTTCGTCCCTCCATGTCCTGTGGTCCGTCTAATGTTCGCACAATTCTAAAATGGTTTCATGTGTttatccaaaattgatttgatttctcAAATTCCCAGTTTGGTAACGCTTATTCCTCTTACTCCCATTGGAAACAGGTTTTGTACGTCATATGTGTTACAGTTTTTTAATTGTCAAGTCCCTTACCCCTTTTTTGTCGCTGTCTGTTTTTATTCTTGTTGGTGTTGTTCGATTTCCTTACTCCAGATAACATACTGATAAGTCTGGTAAGGGAATCGGTGTGTTTAGATTTTACGAGTGGAACCCCATTTTCCAACCGACTGTGTTGTGCCTCTTCCCTGTGATTGTTTGAACGTGTCCAGCTTTGTTGTATCTTTCTGTGTGCGATGTACAAATGGCGATCAACTGTCGTCACCGATAGTGGCAACGTAGAACACCAGCGGCATACGCGAGCACGCCGCGTTTATCCCGCACTGATTGGCAGGTTGGCTTGCCAGCGATATTTACGTCGTTGCGTTCTTCCGTGCTATTTCTGTAAGTATCGCGAGTCCCTCAGCGTCAAACAGAGACAACAGAGCTCGCGCGTGACGGTAAATTCTGTGAGGTAGAGGATTAAAATGGATGCCAACTGTTGGTAGACTAGGTGACGATTGGTTAACGCCGCTACCGGTATTGCTTGCGTCTGCGACACTTGCACCGTGCTATGTTACGCTCCGACGTaagtaaatgaaaagaagtacaccgaaaacggaacggaaacaagTTTGCAATTGGCGCCAGGAATCACGGATTTCTTGTTCGCATTGCAGTTACATGTCTGAATTTAGCACATGCAGCACATCTTGCATAGCGGCTAGTATCAGAAGATTGATGGATGAGGGTTTCGTTCTGCTGTAACGGCATGTTTCAGCAATGCAACCGTTTTGCTGGCATCCAAAGACTTATTTGCTGGCGCTAGTAGGAATTGCCATAAATCAATCTGATGTTCTTTTTAAGTTCCGTTTGTATGGTGAGTAGTAATTCGTTGTTTGGTTGAGGGTTAAGACTTCTTTCTTAACTGGTTTAGATTAAAATTTGTGCTAAAGTTCACTTTCGCCCTCATCTGTTGTTATTTGCATTAATAGTTCCTAATTTTGTACGTACTATAAGCATGTCAGTGATTGTCTTCTATCAGGGAAACTCACACGTCTCGTTTGTCCTTTTCCCCCTTTTAGTTCTCGACCGAACCTTCAACTACGtcccggttcggttcgttgaGTTCCTCGAGCACCTACCGTCCATCATTCTCTTCCGGGAGCTACCGGTCACCACGATCAACGACGACCTCGACAGCGTCGGCCACAGCTCCAAGCTCAACCGTTTCCTCGTTCATCAGTCGGTACTCGAGTTTGGCGGCCGACAAAGAAAAGGAACGGGAAAGAGACAAGGCAAAGGAAGAGGAACGACGGAAGGAGCGTGAATTACGGGAGAGAGAACGCGAAAAGGAACGTGACCGCGAGAAGGAACGTTTGATCGAAACATCCAAGAAACTCGAGGCAGAGTTGAAGGAAAGCAAACCGGCACCGTTGAAAAAGTCCTCCCTGATAGCAGCAAAGTATGGTTCCAGCAAGGACGCTACAGGCACCGACGATTCATCCACAAAGAGTGGTGCAGCTGGTAAGCTTCAATCCACCAAGGACAGTGGCGTAAAGCCGAAGAAAGATAATGCGCCTCCGGTGACGTTCACCACCCGATATGGACGAGCTGGAGTCGCGCGAGAACAGTCCCGTGAGCCGAGTCCGGCGACGAGAACGAACTCTTCCACATCTATCGCTTCGCGTAGTAGGCATCGCGATCCAAGTCCCGCTCCAACGACCGTCACTGAAAAGGCACGCTCGCGCGATCCAAGTCCTGCCGTAGAAACTAAACGTACCGGAGGGTATGCGTTGGCAATAGCCAGTAAGCTGTCCGGTACGAAGCTACCGCAACAGAATGCTCCAAACGAGTATCGGCGGCAATCGAGCGGAACGGCGTTTGGACAGAGTAGGGCAAGGTCTCGCGATCCAAGCCCTACGGTGCGCACAAGAACTTCACGCGAACCTAGTCCCATGGAGCAAAGACGCATTCAGTTAGCCAATAAGATGATAGCCACAGCGGCCCGGTCCCGCGATCCAAGTCCTGCACCAGTTCAGCAGCTGAAACAGACGACGAACAAGTCGAATAGTAGTGCCGATGCAAAGCAGAGGTTCACCAGCTCCATAACGATCAAAACGGGACCAGGTGTTCGGTCACGCGATCCTAGTCCAGCCGAAGCGAGAAAGATCCCTACGTTCGGTAATGCGAGTAAAGTGCGATCGCGCGACCCTAGTCCGGCGGATCCGAAACGGACCACTTCGTCGTTGGGTACACGTGCGTCTCGCACAGCCAACGATTCTGGGCTGGTGAAGCCATCCACGTTTGGAAGTGCAAGGAAAACGCGTGATCCAAGTCCCAGCGTTGGCAGTAAAGTTCGCAGCCGGGATCCAAGTCCCGCGACGGTCCCACGCCGTTCTTCCCGTGAACCAAGCCCTGCCGAGTCGGTCCGAGAGAAGTATGGACTCGGAGGACCCGGTGCGTATCGACCGTACGGGCGTTCGAACAGTGCACTCGGCGCTGGTAATCGGTTTGGCGCTAGTGCTAGCCCGGTACCGAAGAGTCCAATAGCGGATCTTGCCCTGTCGTACATGACATCCAGTGAGGCAATCGCGGCACGCACGAGTCGTCCTTCCTCGAGGCTACGACTGAACTCACAATCGCGTGAACCATCGCAATGTTCATCGCCGTTGACAGCGAGCCAGATCTTCTCGCCCGAACCACGGCCAGTCCCGAGCGATGAGCAACAGCGAGAGGGATCTACATCGTCGGAAACCACCACCGCAAGCTCATCGTCCGAAGAGTCGTCGGAAGAAACGGAAAGTAGCGTCGAACCAGAGCCGAAGATATTTATCGAAATAACGCTCGTAACGCGTGGGACGTCGCCAACGCCACCGGGTGCAACGCCGCTGATAAGAGCCCGCCGGGCGGAGATGTGCAAGACTATCGAAAAGACTATTCAGAAGCAGCTGTTACCGGTTGAAACGGCCGATAAACAGATCCAATCCGATCGGTTGGACGATTCGACCAAATATTTACGCTACGGACAACCTTCGACACGCAGTTGGTCACCGTTCTTAGACCAAAAGTATGGATCATCGTCGCCGACACTTGGCTACACGCGGTATTCAAGTGCGTCCTCTCGCTATAGTCGCGATAGTCCAAGCTTCAGTCGTGAAACAAGCGTGAGCTCCTCGAAGAGTGATGTACCCGAGAAGCGTGAGCTATCAGCATTAGCCGCCCGAGTAAAGGAGCTCAGTCTGTCGAAATCCAACAGCACAAAGTCCACCGGCAGCCGGTCGTCGACGGTAAGCTCCCCGGGTGGCAAGCAGAAGACACCGCCCAAACAGAAATCTCCCGAAAAGCCTCCTCCAGCACCGGCAAAGGATAGCCCATCGCCCGTTCGTTCGGTCGCGAACAAAGACTTCCGCAAGTCGGCACTGAATATGGGCCCCGCACCAGACCGACCGCGCAAAACTTCCACATCGTCAAGCAAGTCTTCCAGCTCATCGGCATCAACGGCAACGCCGGTCGCGGAGACTAACGGATCGACAAGTCGCATTCCACACGTACGGCAGCAAAACGGCACCAAGGGGACGAAACGCTCGGACCGATCCGCATCGTCCAGTTCGGAAGACACCGCCAGCATCAGTGGCTCTTCCGGGACCGATACAGACCGCGAGCAGTCGATCACGCGTACGGCACCGAACGAGCAGGACGATCTCAGTACCGCGACGGACGCATCGAACGCCAACAATGAGCTGCTTCTGCGTGCGATCCAGCTGGCCACGAACTTTGTGAACAATCAAAACCGTAATGCGACCAGCTGGTACGATAACGCTAGCACAACCAGCATGACGGAGAGTCTGGCGGCGGACCCGAGCGGGAAATCGGGCTGGGAGGCGGGAACACACTACATGGAGAGCATAAAGGACGACTCCAGCAACGAGGAGGACGAAGGCGATGAGGTTGACGAACAGGGGCCAGGAACGGAAGGCGATGAGAGTGGTCAGAAGCCTAGCTCTGAATACCAGCAGCCGATGTGGTGGAGGCGCTCGGGCAACTATGAGCAGACGGCTACGGTGCAAGAAACGGCCCCGAGTGCCCGTAGCTTCACGTATCGCATCAGGCGCGTTGAATCGGGTGAAAAGCCGTGGTGGTTAGCGGATGAGGGAAATAAACCGGTGCCCGATTTGGAACCGGACTCGACGGAACCGTGCAGCACCGCGGGACAGGATGTGACTGGCGGGGCCGAGGCCGCGATCGACGATGGCCGTACTACGGCAACAAGCATATTCGAGAGCCAAACGTTGAGTCCCTTCCGTCCGATTAGGGTGACGCGCATTGAGTCCGGCGAACGGGCCTGGTGGATGAAGAGCACGGAGAACGTAGCGTCAAAGTCGTCCGGCGAGCGAAGCAAGCAGCCCAGCAAGGAGCAAACTCCCGACTCAGCCGGTGGCGGTAAGAAGAGTCCCGGCTACACGGTGTTTAAGCTGGAAGCGGAGGATGAGGCGTGGTGGGAACAGGCCATGGCGGATCTGTCACGCAAAGAGCAAACCTCCGGCAGCAGCCCGAGCAGCACATCGGGCAGTCGGGAACCGTCGAAGGAGCCGACACCGGAACCGCGAGGCCAAGGAGTCACGCTTACGCGCGTCGTATCGGGTGAGAAGGCTTGGTGGTTGTACAGTTCCGAGAAGGTGAACGAGCTGGGCCAGTCCCCGGCGACGGATGGCGCTGGCTCCGGCAACGGAGCGGAAGGTAGCGACTCGGTACGCGAGTGTAGCCCGGTGAAGGCGAAACCGTTCAAGATTACGCGCATCGAATCCGGCGAACGGCCCTGGTGGATGTTGGAAACCTCCGACGCACCGGTTTCCCGCTCGGGCtccaaatcgaacgtcgtgagCAGATCGAACAGCTTCAACTCGAAGGCGAGCGGGAAGCAGACCAGCCCAACGAAATATCGCATAACGCGCATCGAGTCAGGCGAACGGGCATGGTGGATGACGGGCGACAGCCCGGACGAGGGTGCCGGTAGCCCACGCAAGCTTTCGTCCTTCGTCGAGCAACACGGCGAAGAGGAAGCGGATCTGCAGAACGTGGACATCGAGGCGCAGGTGGAACAGGAGCTGGAAAGCATCACAAACTTTGTGGCCGGTTTGCCAAAGTTCCCCACCGGCGAATACACCATCGAACCGCTTACCAGCGAAACACCACCGCTGGGCGATCGGGCCAGCCCGGAAGGTGAGGCCGGTGGTCGGGCTTCGCCCTACGATAACATTCCCTCGACGATGTCCGTTCCGCTGCAAGTGAGCGGCCAGTCCGGTGCGTCCGCGTCGGCAGAAAATGGCACGCATGGCTCTACCGACCTTGGTAGTTTGGGCGCACGGAAGAACACGCAGTCGCCGGTGTTCATTTCCCGTCACACCAACATTGACGACCTGCTGGGTGGCTCTTGCCATCCGCTCAGTCCCATGATGGATAGGATGTTTATTATGGATGGACTGCAGGAAATCACACCGAAGGACGTCCGGGTGCATGACAGTACGCCACAGTTTATCGATTACGCTGGACAACAGAGGTAAGGTTATTGTGAAAGTCCGTAAACCGACAGACAGGCTTTTTTAGAACATATCATATTcttaacacttttttttgaaaatcaataatttggtagtaaaaaagaaaaatttaatttaaatggtTAGAAGAGGATTAAGTaaattaaagataaaaaaaaaggtaaagcagaaacagagagagaaaattgTATAATTGCTCACTGCAGCTTGATTTGGATTTTTAGTACAATGATATTTTAGTACTAGTTTGAACAAAGGTCGATCAATCCCATACACACCACGAAAGATGGTGCGTGTCTTCGCTAAAGACACCGTTGGTTTTCTGCTAAATTCACCACACtcattttcactttctttctttcacagACAACGCAAATCGAGCACGGTAAGTCATTTTGAGAATataatttgcttttaaatCGAATTTAGATTTAgtaatttagaaaaaaatgtgtttattctTTAGTGATTGAGACCGTGcttaaataacataaaataatttatattacaTTCCGCTGCTGCCATACTACATTTCCTCAATGATCGCCTGTACGTTGGACTCTGATGAGC
This Anopheles marshallii chromosome 3, idAnoMarsDA_429_01, whole genome shotgun sequence DNA region includes the following protein-coding sequences:
- the LOC128715325 gene encoding uncharacterized protein LOC128715325, which codes for MAILLIHLRRILLLVTVVYLVGEFVRKLLYGGTAAVLRSSRSVSGFLFAKRLHLQPWFYIYTVYLYALLQNGPGFNQLNLFDNFFR
- the LOC128713094 gene encoding serine/arginine repetitive matrix protein 2-like; the protein is MLRSDFSTEPSTTSRFGSLSSSSTYRPSFSSGSYRSPRSTTTSTASATAPSSTVSSFISRYSSLAADKEKERERDKAKEEERRKERELREREREKERDREKERLIETSKKLEAELKESKPAPLKKSSLIAAKYGSSKDATGTDDSSTKSGAAGKLQSTKDSGVKPKKDNAPPVTFTTRYGRAGVAREQSREPSPATRTNSSTSIASRSRHRDPSPAPTTVTEKARSRDPSPAVETKRTGGYALAIASKLSGTKLPQQNAPNEYRRQSSGTAFGQSRARSRDPSPTVRTRTSREPSPMEQRRIQLANKMIATAARSRDPSPAPVQQLKQTTNKSNSSADAKQRFTSSITIKTGPGVRSRDPSPAEARKIPTFGNASKVRSRDPSPADPKRTTSSLGTRASRTANDSGLVKPSTFGSARKTRDPSPSVGSKVRSRDPSPATVPRRSSREPSPAESVREKYGLGGPGAYRPYGRSNSALGAGNRFGASASPVPKSPIADLALSYMTSSEAIAARTSRPSSRLRLNSQSREPSQCSSPLTASQIFSPEPRPVPSDEQQREGSTSSETTTASSSSEESSEETESSVEPEPKIFIEITLVTRGTSPTPPGATPLIRARRAEMCKTIEKTIQKQLLPVETADKQIQSDRLDDSTKYLRYGQPSTRSWSPFLDQKYGSSSPTLGYTRYSSASSRYSRDSPSFSRETSVSSSKSDVPEKRELSALAARVKELSLSKSNSTKSTGSRSSTVSSPGGKQKTPPKQKSPEKPPPAPAKDSPSPVRSVANKDFRKSALNMGPAPDRPRKTSTSSSKSSSSSASTATPVAETNGSTSRIPHVRQQNGTKGTKRSDRSASSSSEDTASISGSSGTDTDREQSITRTAPNEQDDLSTATDASNANNELLLRAIQLATNFVNNQNRNATSWYDNASTTSMTESLAADPSGKSGWEAGTHYMESIKDDSSNEEDEGDEVDEQGPGTEGDESGQKPSSEYQQPMWWRRSGNYEQTATVQETAPSARSFTYRIRRVESGEKPWWLADEGNKPVPDLEPDSTEPCSTAGQDVTGGAEAAIDDGRTTATSIFESQTLSPFRPIRVTRIESGERAWWMKSTENVASKSSGERSKQPSKEQTPDSAGGGKKSPGYTVFKLEAEDEAWWEQAMADLSRKEQTSGSSPSSTSGSREPSKEPTPEPRGQGVTLTRVVSGEKAWWLYSSEKVNELGQSPATDGAGSGNGAEGSDSVRECSPVKAKPFKITRIESGERPWWMLETSDAPVSRSGSKSNVVSRSNSFNSKASGKQTSPTKYRITRIESGERAWWMTGDSPDEGAGSPRKLSSFVEQHGEEEADLQNVDIEAQVEQELESITNFVAGLPKFPTGEYTIEPLTSETPPLGDRASPEGEAGGRASPYDNIPSTMSVPLQVSGQSGASASAENGTHGSTDLGSLGARKNTQSPVFISRHTNIDDLLGGSCHPLSPMMDRMFIMDGLQEITPKDVRVHDSTPQFIDYAGQQRQRKSSTI